A single Symbiobacterium thermophilum IAM 14863 DNA region contains:
- a CDS encoding metallophosphoesterase: MVSDIHGESRRLLKVLEMAHYNPSTDRLFLLGDYIDRGSDSKGTLEIVERLVRSGAVALLGNHDLMLVSTYYDPSNLQRWVYNGGYTTLAEFGGFIPERWVRFLEGLPTHHEEPDCIMVHAGLAPGVPLSEQSDQDKVWIREPFLSQYRGKRVYFGHTPTCLLHGEERWEPWYGEDKVGIDTGAVYGGVLTLLDIDTGQVWTA; this comes from the coding sequence GTGGTTTCAGACATTCACGGCGAGAGCCGACGGCTGTTGAAGGTACTGGAGATGGCCCACTACAACCCGTCGACTGACCGTCTCTTCCTGCTGGGCGACTACATCGACCGGGGGTCGGACTCCAAAGGGACGCTGGAGATCGTGGAGCGGCTGGTCCGCAGCGGGGCCGTCGCCCTGCTCGGCAATCACGACCTGATGCTGGTCAGCACCTATTACGACCCGAGCAACCTGCAGCGGTGGGTCTACAACGGCGGGTACACGACGCTGGCGGAGTTCGGCGGCTTCATCCCGGAACGGTGGGTGCGGTTCCTGGAAGGGCTGCCCACCCATCACGAGGAGCCGGACTGCATCATGGTGCATGCGGGCCTGGCCCCCGGCGTGCCGCTCAGCGAACAGTCCGATCAGGACAAGGTGTGGATCCGGGAGCCGTTTCTCAGCCAGTATCGCGGCAAGCGGGTCTACTTCGGCCACACCCCCACCTGCCTGCTGCACGGGGAGGAACGGTGGGAACCGTGGTACGGCGAGGACAAGGTCGGAATCGACACCGGCGCCGTGTACGGCGGCGTCCTGACTCTGCTGGACATCGACACCGGCCAGGTCTGGACGGCGTGA
- a CDS encoding SDR family oxidoreductase — translation MKIAVIGATRGIGLEVVKQALEDDHDVTALVRDPDRMPVRHPRLHLVQGDARDPESVATAVHGQDVVCDCLGTKNVFARTTLFSTCAQNLARALRPEQLLIAVTGIGTGDSRGHGTFLYDHVVLPLVLGRIYADKERQERIIRDHIERWIIVRPGILTNGPRTGRYRALVDLHGVRGGRISRADVADFVLSQAKSPTFIGKTPLLIS, via the coding sequence GTGAAGATCGCCGTGATCGGCGCCACGCGCGGCATCGGCCTTGAAGTGGTGAAGCAGGCCCTGGAGGACGACCATGACGTCACGGCACTCGTCCGCGACCCGGACCGGATGCCGGTCCGCCACCCGCGCCTTCACCTCGTCCAGGGGGATGCCCGCGATCCGGAATCCGTCGCGACGGCGGTCCATGGGCAGGACGTCGTCTGCGACTGTCTGGGCACCAAGAACGTGTTCGCCAGGACGACGCTGTTTTCCACCTGCGCACAGAACCTCGCCAGAGCGCTCAGACCCGAGCAGCTGCTCATCGCCGTCACCGGCATCGGAACCGGCGACAGCCGGGGACACGGAACGTTCCTGTACGACCACGTGGTGCTCCCGCTGGTGTTGGGCCGGATCTATGCCGACAAGGAGCGCCAGGAGCGCATCATCAGGGACCACATCGAGCGCTGGATCATCGTCCGCCCCGGTATCCTGACCAACGGACCGCGCACGGGGCGTTACCGGGCACTGGTCGACCTGCACGGCGTCCGCGGCGGGAGGATCTCCCGGGCCGATGTGGCCGATTTCGTGCTTTCACAGGCCAAGTCGCCGACGTTCATCGGGAAGACGCCGCTGCTGATTTCCTGA
- the rlmH gene encoding 23S rRNA (pseudouridine(1915)-N(3))-methyltransferase RlmH: MRIRLVTVGKVKEKYLQDGVQEYLKRLRPYARVEIVTVPDEPIPDGASPAQEAQVMQREGERLLRALDQGGQEHVVVLDGRGKNFSSEELAAFLAERALHGDANLAFVIGGSLGLDPAVLARAGTTLSLGRMTFLHQMVPLILLEQIYRAFKINRGEKYHK; encoded by the coding sequence TTGCGGATCCGGCTGGTGACGGTGGGCAAGGTGAAGGAGAAGTACCTGCAGGACGGGGTGCAGGAGTACCTGAAGCGGCTGCGTCCCTACGCCCGGGTGGAGATCGTGACGGTGCCGGACGAGCCGATCCCGGACGGTGCCTCGCCGGCCCAGGAGGCCCAGGTGATGCAGCGGGAGGGGGAGCGGCTTCTCCGCGCCCTCGACCAGGGTGGCCAGGAGCACGTGGTGGTGCTGGACGGGCGGGGGAAGAACTTTTCGTCCGAGGAGCTGGCGGCTTTCCTGGCGGAGCGTGCCCTGCACGGGGACGCCAACCTGGCCTTCGTCATCGGCGGCTCGCTGGGGCTGGACCCGGCGGTGCTGGCCCGCGCGGGCACGACGCTCTCGCTGGGGCGGATGACGTTCCTGCATCAGATGGTGCCGCTGATTCTGCTGGAGCAAATCTACAGGGCGTTTAAGATTAACCGGGGGGAGAAGTACCACAAGTAA
- the murA gene encoding UDP-N-acetylglucosamine 1-carboxyvinyltransferase, whose product MTTLRIRGGRPLQGTIRVGGRKNATLPLIAATLLADGTSRLENVPQIHDVMVYRKLLTGLGARVDWDPVHGILTVHTGGVRPGEPDYHLASSIRASYYLLGVMLARYGEASVPMPGGDNIGHRPVDQHFKGLSALGAEIWMDRGIIRARARRLRGAHVYLDIISVGATIQVMLAASLAEGTTVIQNCAREPHVVAVANFINACGGKVTGAGTDTIRVRGVDRLVGATQTVIPDDIEAGTWMMAAAMTQGDVTLQNVIPTHITPIMAKLREAGVEVHELGDAVRVVGRERPKAINVKTLPYPGFPTDAQSQMTALLSLAEGTSYITETLYEDRFRFVPELVRMGAQIRVEGRTAIVKGVEQLYGAPVEATDIRAGAALVIAGLAAEGETTIYGMEHVQRGYEKLEQKLLALGADVQMERQGAAVV is encoded by the coding sequence TTGACGACGTTGAGGATTCGCGGCGGCCGCCCGCTGCAGGGGACGATTCGGGTCGGCGGGCGGAAGAACGCCACGCTTCCGTTGATCGCCGCCACACTGCTCGCGGATGGGACGAGCCGGCTGGAGAACGTTCCCCAGATTCACGACGTGATGGTGTACCGGAAGCTGCTCACCGGACTGGGCGCCCGGGTCGACTGGGACCCGGTGCACGGCATCCTCACGGTACATACCGGCGGGGTCCGTCCCGGCGAGCCGGACTACCACCTGGCGTCGTCGATCCGCGCGTCCTACTACCTGCTCGGGGTGATGCTCGCCCGCTACGGTGAGGCGAGCGTGCCCATGCCCGGCGGCGACAACATCGGCCACCGCCCGGTCGACCAGCACTTCAAAGGGTTGTCGGCCCTGGGCGCGGAGATCTGGATGGACCGCGGGATCATCCGGGCCCGGGCCCGGCGGCTGCGGGGGGCGCACGTGTACCTGGACATCATCAGCGTCGGCGCCACGATTCAGGTGATGCTGGCGGCGTCGCTCGCGGAGGGCACCACCGTCATCCAGAACTGCGCCCGGGAGCCGCACGTGGTGGCGGTCGCCAACTTCATCAACGCCTGCGGCGGCAAGGTGACCGGCGCGGGGACCGACACGATCCGGGTCAGGGGCGTCGACCGGCTGGTCGGCGCGACCCAGACGGTCATCCCGGACGACATCGAGGCGGGCACCTGGATGATGGCGGCGGCGATGACGCAGGGCGACGTGACCCTGCAGAACGTGATTCCCACGCACATCACGCCGATCATGGCGAAGCTCCGGGAGGCGGGGGTCGAGGTCCACGAGCTGGGCGACGCGGTGCGGGTGGTCGGCCGCGAGAGGCCGAAGGCCATCAACGTGAAGACCCTGCCGTACCCCGGCTTCCCGACGGACGCCCAGAGCCAGATGACGGCCCTGCTCTCCCTGGCCGAGGGGACGAGCTACATCACCGAGACGCTCTACGAGGACCGGTTCCGGTTCGTGCCGGAGCTGGTGCGCATGGGCGCGCAGATCCGGGTGGAGGGGCGCACGGCCATCGTGAAGGGCGTGGAGCAGCTGTACGGGGCGCCCGTGGAGGCCACCGACATCCGGGCCGGCGCCGCCCTGGTCATCGCCGGGCTGGCCGCGGAGGGCGAGACGACCATCTACGGCATGGAGCACGTGCAGCGCGGGTACGAGAAGCTGGAGCAGAAGCTGCTGGCCCTGGGCGCTGACGTGCAGATGGAGCGGCAGGGAGCGGCGGTGGTCTAG
- a CDS encoding two-component system regulatory protein YycI → MDWTRARAILIAAFTVVNLILAYSLWGPKGELDPGEPTARSQLVQLRTRLDERGLILPNAVTLPTTPHPMRFLRVEFRPNPTKAPPVDEPSEGAPAASRLRSRYDAAARETVLEPVDGAGGTPVDLSDRLLLRQVAEDFLRANGLFPHDVQLSGIFLRENGAMVEFVPTYDGLPVFSGYLRVYLSPQGVERVAHHWVEPVGFKPGAPKAVRAASEALLRLAGHLEPGDGQVRTIVDVRLGYYSGPSVTVPGAEEISAWETVPVWRITLDNGQVYYVNAFNGELES, encoded by the coding sequence TTGGACTGGACGCGGGCACGCGCCATCCTGATCGCGGCCTTCACCGTGGTCAACCTGATCCTGGCGTACTCGCTCTGGGGGCCGAAGGGCGAACTGGATCCCGGCGAGCCCACCGCCCGGTCCCAACTGGTCCAGCTGCGCACCCGGCTGGATGAGCGGGGGCTCATCCTGCCCAACGCCGTTACCCTCCCCACCACGCCTCACCCCATGCGCTTCCTGCGGGTCGAGTTCCGGCCGAACCCCACCAAAGCGCCGCCGGTGGACGAACCCTCTGAAGGAGCGCCCGCCGCTTCCCGGCTGCGGTCCCGGTACGACGCGGCCGCGCGGGAGACGGTGCTGGAGCCTGTCGACGGGGCAGGCGGCACCCCGGTGGACCTGTCGGACCGGCTCCTGCTGCGCCAGGTGGCCGAGGACTTCCTGAGGGCGAACGGGCTCTTTCCGCATGACGTGCAGCTCTCGGGGATCTTCCTGCGGGAAAACGGAGCGATGGTGGAGTTCGTGCCCACCTACGACGGGTTGCCGGTCTTCTCGGGATACCTGCGGGTCTACCTGTCGCCGCAGGGGGTCGAGCGGGTCGCGCACCACTGGGTGGAGCCGGTGGGATTCAAGCCCGGAGCGCCGAAGGCGGTCCGGGCCGCGTCCGAGGCCCTGCTGCGCCTGGCCGGCCACCTCGAGCCCGGCGACGGCCAGGTCCGCACCATCGTGGACGTCCGGCTGGGCTACTATTCGGGACCTTCGGTGACGGTGCCCGGTGCGGAGGAGATCAGCGCCTGGGAGACGGTCCCGGTATGGCGCATCACGCTGGACAACGGTCAGGTCTATTATGTAAACGCCTTCAACGGTGAACTCGAATCATGA
- a CDS encoding two-component system activity regulator YycH yields MTKPSGRAREVLLDLLLAALVLTSVVLTVRVWYPEPLFGDSDTTEPSLQQQPVPIVREMPEIFRPERIVVARADGGRAELHAGSPTYSTSWQRIRKALTGLDVRGGATLIDQVPRGDAGAPSLELFLPTALQVGQWADLLQWQAPFLRNGSMLVDRVIVTLGERPAVYLSGPLGFELYLADLPEDQRAALVAHVERLDPTLFGPYRELVLDGLQVTAAPGLMVPDVKAWPAAEVTVLMPDLWEEEARYFPDLSVVRQIDEQDARSLTDGRRLLRITGAGVLQYRTAEGSAPAASPELEQALEAAGQWVGSRGGWPQDVVLHRYERDAGVGRLAFEVHTGGRYPVQSLPGAMQVHVSAAARVVYFERTPTVANVTFEEALLPLVPPEDALAHALPAAPLLSSEPVRAMYLTYLLRPPAGAGEPWTAEPTWVIQAGSTEVYVNAVAREFPLPPKVLH; encoded by the coding sequence ATGACGAAGCCTTCCGGCCGGGCGCGCGAGGTGCTGCTGGACCTCCTGCTGGCGGCGCTGGTGCTGACCAGCGTGGTGCTCACGGTCCGCGTCTGGTATCCGGAGCCGCTCTTCGGCGACAGCGACACCACCGAGCCGAGCCTGCAGCAGCAGCCGGTCCCCATCGTGCGGGAGATGCCGGAGATCTTCCGTCCCGAGCGTATCGTGGTCGCGCGGGCGGACGGCGGACGGGCGGAACTGCACGCCGGCTCTCCCACCTACAGCACCTCCTGGCAGCGGATCCGGAAGGCGCTCACCGGCCTGGACGTGCGGGGCGGCGCGACCCTGATCGATCAGGTGCCGCGGGGCGATGCCGGCGCGCCATCGCTGGAGCTCTTCCTGCCCACGGCGCTGCAGGTCGGCCAGTGGGCCGACCTGCTGCAGTGGCAGGCGCCGTTCCTGCGCAATGGGTCGATGCTGGTGGACCGGGTGATCGTGACCCTGGGGGAGCGGCCCGCGGTCTACCTTTCCGGGCCGCTCGGCTTTGAGCTGTACCTCGCGGACCTGCCGGAGGACCAGCGGGCGGCTCTGGTCGCCCACGTCGAACGGCTGGACCCGACGCTGTTCGGGCCGTACCGGGAGCTGGTCCTGGACGGGCTGCAGGTCACGGCCGCACCCGGGCTGATGGTGCCTGACGTGAAGGCCTGGCCGGCGGCGGAGGTCACGGTCCTGATGCCGGACCTGTGGGAGGAGGAGGCCCGTTACTTCCCGGACCTCAGCGTGGTCCGGCAGATCGACGAACAGGACGCCCGCAGCCTCACCGACGGCCGGAGGCTGCTCCGGATCACCGGGGCGGGCGTGCTGCAGTACCGGACCGCCGAGGGATCTGCTCCGGCCGCCTCGCCGGAGCTGGAACAGGCGCTGGAGGCGGCCGGGCAGTGGGTCGGCTCCCGGGGCGGCTGGCCCCAGGATGTGGTACTGCATCGGTACGAGCGGGACGCAGGCGTCGGCCGGCTTGCCTTCGAAGTTCATACCGGTGGGCGGTACCCGGTCCAGTCCCTGCCCGGCGCCATGCAGGTGCATGTCTCCGCCGCGGCGCGGGTGGTCTACTTCGAGCGCACCCCCACGGTGGCCAACGTGACGTTCGAGGAGGCCCTGCTTCCCCTCGTGCCCCCTGAGGACGCCCTGGCCCACGCCCTCCCCGCGGCGCCTCTGCTCTCGTCGGAACCGGTGCGGGCCATGTACCTGACGTACCTCCTCAGGCCTCCCGCCGGGGCCGGCGAGCCGTGGACGGCCGAGCCGACCTGGGTCATCCAGGCGGGCAGCACCGAGGTCTACGTCAACGCGGTCGCCCGGGAGTTCCCGCTGCCGCCCAAAGTCCTGCATTAG
- a CDS encoding sensor histidine kinase has translation MFRSIQGKLVVVYLLLIVVAMELASLYLMRELERSYIGKVQDDLHQSAQLLAGQLTNFFAGDRLDPEAVDQYMERWPGEVLVLDANGVVIGATARLSNREELLGLKFSHDDVSPAFFGNTNRRIGKEGSQRMAYEAVPITVADNVVGVIYLKDSLEEAYARLQDLRDILLVATLVAMASTVVLGVALARTITGPIRELTRTAALIAGGNFDQKIPVRSGDEIGQLAEMFNRMSRQLKETMSEIQDEKSQAEAILTHMADGLMALNRARRIIRLNPAAQRMFQIQELQALGRRPGELAEGSGLEEALEEAWDRNSALTRQIRLKDRVLQAYITPLTGEGRHSGGTVVVFHDITELERLESMRREFVANVSHELKTPLTTVKSYVETLLDGAADDPEVRDRFLRVVDGETERMARLVRDLLRLTQMDEGTLRWNVRPQDVGELVAETVGRLRVQADRKRLTVLCEVDPETPPALCDYDKIQQVVINLLANAIEFTPNGGQIRVSVAPEGADAVRVTIADTGIGIPAQDLPRIFERFYRVDKARSRSMGGTGLGLSIAKQIVELSGGAIAIASEVDRGTTVTFTLPAARTAEVRPS, from the coding sequence GTGTTCCGCAGCATTCAGGGGAAGTTGGTGGTGGTCTACCTCCTCCTGATCGTGGTGGCCATGGAGTTGGCGAGCCTCTACCTGATGCGCGAGCTGGAGCGCAGCTACATCGGCAAGGTCCAGGACGACCTGCACCAGAGCGCGCAGCTCCTGGCGGGGCAGCTCACCAACTTCTTCGCGGGCGACCGCCTCGACCCCGAGGCGGTTGACCAGTATATGGAACGCTGGCCGGGCGAGGTGCTGGTGCTCGACGCCAACGGCGTCGTCATCGGCGCTACGGCGCGCCTTTCCAACCGGGAGGAGCTCCTGGGGCTGAAGTTCAGCCATGACGACGTCTCCCCCGCGTTCTTCGGCAACACCAACCGGCGGATCGGCAAGGAAGGCTCACAGCGGATGGCCTACGAGGCGGTGCCGATCACCGTGGCCGACAACGTCGTCGGGGTGATCTACCTCAAGGACTCCCTGGAGGAGGCCTACGCCCGTCTACAGGATCTGCGGGACATCCTGCTGGTCGCGACGCTGGTGGCCATGGCCTCGACGGTGGTGCTGGGCGTGGCTCTGGCCCGCACGATCACGGGGCCGATCCGGGAGCTCACCCGCACCGCGGCGCTCATTGCCGGCGGCAACTTCGACCAGAAGATCCCCGTCCGGTCCGGCGATGAGATCGGCCAGCTGGCCGAGATGTTCAACCGGATGAGCCGGCAGCTGAAGGAGACGATGAGCGAGATCCAGGACGAGAAGAGCCAGGCCGAAGCCATCCTGACCCACATGGCCGACGGCCTGATGGCGCTCAACCGCGCCAGGCGCATCATCCGGCTCAACCCTGCTGCGCAGCGGATGTTCCAGATTCAGGAGCTGCAGGCGCTCGGCCGCCGCCCCGGAGAGCTGGCTGAGGGTTCGGGGCTGGAGGAGGCCCTGGAGGAGGCGTGGGATCGGAACAGCGCCCTGACCCGGCAGATCCGGCTGAAGGACCGGGTGCTGCAGGCCTACATCACCCCGCTGACCGGCGAGGGCCGTCACTCCGGCGGCACGGTCGTCGTCTTCCACGACATCACCGAGCTGGAGCGGCTGGAGAGCATGCGCCGGGAGTTCGTCGCCAACGTCTCGCACGAGCTCAAGACGCCCCTCACGACGGTCAAGAGCTACGTGGAGACCCTGCTGGACGGCGCCGCCGACGATCCGGAGGTGCGTGACCGTTTCCTGCGGGTGGTGGACGGGGAGACGGAGCGAATGGCCCGGCTGGTGCGGGATCTCCTGCGGCTGACCCAGATGGACGAGGGGACGCTCCGCTGGAACGTGAGGCCGCAAGACGTGGGCGAACTGGTGGCGGAAACGGTGGGGCGCCTGAGGGTGCAGGCGGACCGGAAGCGGCTCACCGTCCTGTGCGAGGTGGACCCGGAGACGCCGCCCGCCCTCTGCGACTATGACAAGATCCAGCAGGTGGTGATCAACCTGCTGGCCAACGCCATCGAGTTCACGCCCAACGGCGGCCAGATCCGGGTGAGCGTGGCGCCGGAGGGCGCGGATGCCGTGCGCGTCACCATCGCCGACACGGGGATCGGCATCCCGGCCCAGGACCTGCCCCGCATCTTCGAGCGCTTCTACCGGGTGGACAAGGCCCGCTCCCGCTCGATGGGGGGCACCGGGCTGGGCCTCTCCATCGCCAAGCAGATCGTCGAGCTGTCGGGCGGCGCCATCGCCATCGCGTCCGAGGTGGACCGGGGGACCACGGTCACCTTCACGCTGCCTGCGGCCCGGACTGCGGAGGTGAGACCGTCATGA
- a CDS encoding response regulator: MADRILVVDDERPIAEILKFSFEREGFEVEMAFDGEEAVAKARASDFDLVILDIMLPKLDGFTVCREIRRFSTVPILMLTAKEDEVDKVLGLELGADDYVTKPFSPRELIARVRAILRRTRVAESSRSRTAADEILREGDITINLTSYEVRKGDKLLELTPREFELLRFLMAHAGQVFSREALLEEVWGYDYYGDVRTVDVTVRRLREKLEENSARPEYIKTRRGVGYYFQRFD; encoded by the coding sequence ATGGCCGATCGCATCCTGGTCGTGGACGATGAACGCCCTATTGCCGAAATCCTGAAGTTCAGCTTCGAACGCGAGGGTTTTGAGGTGGAGATGGCCTTCGACGGCGAGGAGGCCGTGGCCAAGGCCCGTGCGTCTGACTTCGATCTCGTCATCCTTGACATCATGTTGCCCAAGCTGGACGGCTTCACGGTCTGCCGCGAGATCCGCCGCTTCTCCACCGTGCCGATCCTGATGCTGACGGCCAAAGAGGACGAGGTGGACAAGGTCCTGGGGCTGGAGCTGGGAGCGGACGACTACGTGACCAAGCCCTTCAGCCCCCGGGAGCTGATCGCGCGCGTGCGGGCGATCCTCAGGCGCACACGGGTGGCGGAGAGCAGCCGGTCGCGCACGGCTGCCGATGAGATCCTGCGCGAGGGCGACATCACCATCAACCTGACCAGCTACGAGGTGCGCAAGGGCGACAAGCTGCTGGAGCTGACCCCCCGGGAATTTGAGCTGCTCCGCTTCCTGATGGCCCACGCCGGCCAGGTCTTCTCGCGCGAGGCCCTGCTGGAGGAGGTCTGGGGCTATGACTACTACGGCGACGTGCGCACGGTGGACGTGACCGTGCGGCGGCTCAGGGAGAAGCTGGAGGAGAACTCTGCCAGGCCGGAGTACATCAAGACGCGGCGGGGGGTCGGCTACTACTTCCAGCGGTTCGACTGA
- a CDS encoding peptidase MA family metallohydrolase: protein MKGQRVVWRLLSAVVAGALLLCGLAGWPRARAAVYRYYRHQGRVRTLGGLAGYRTAESGRFVLYYLPEDGDLAALILEQAEAVYERVVAEVGYPPAERVPLILYPDRTALRAAYGWGSEQSAVGVYWRGTVGLLSPRVWIAAGDPAELASEFRRLSPVAHELTHYLLDELTEGNYPRWFTEGLAQYVEELATGYVWPEAAAAPLDPPLYTLSELTRRFDDLPDRPLAYRQSHLLVAHIAEAHGRPGLTGLIALLAEGVPFDRAVETALGRSMASIYADWLDQAEGRSAQGRNVRLSERKGLLEER from the coding sequence ATGAAAGGCCAACGCGTCGTGTGGCGGCTGCTCTCCGCCGTGGTGGCCGGCGCCCTCCTGCTCTGCGGGCTGGCGGGATGGCCCAGGGCACGGGCAGCCGTCTACCGTTATTACCGCCACCAGGGGAGGGTGCGGACCCTGGGCGGGCTGGCCGGATACCGTACCGCCGAATCGGGCCGGTTCGTCCTGTATTATCTGCCGGAGGACGGCGACCTCGCGGCGCTGATCCTGGAACAGGCCGAGGCGGTGTACGAACGGGTGGTGGCGGAGGTGGGATACCCGCCTGCGGAGCGGGTGCCCCTGATCCTCTACCCTGACCGGACGGCGCTGCGCGCGGCCTACGGCTGGGGCTCGGAGCAGAGCGCCGTGGGGGTCTACTGGCGCGGCACCGTAGGGTTACTGTCGCCGCGGGTGTGGATCGCGGCCGGCGACCCGGCCGAACTGGCGAGCGAGTTCCGCCGGTTGAGCCCGGTCGCCCATGAGCTGACCCATTACCTGCTAGATGAGCTGACCGAGGGCAACTATCCCCGCTGGTTCACCGAGGGGCTCGCCCAGTACGTGGAAGAGCTGGCGACGGGCTACGTGTGGCCGGAGGCCGCCGCGGCTCCGCTGGACCCGCCGCTGTACACCCTGTCTGAGCTCACCCGGCGGTTCGACGACCTGCCCGACCGGCCTCTGGCCTACCGCCAGAGCCATCTGCTGGTGGCTCACATCGCGGAGGCGCACGGGCGGCCGGGGCTCACCGGGCTCATTGCCCTCCTGGCCGAGGGCGTGCCCTTTGACCGGGCGGTGGAGACCGCCCTGGGGCGCAGCATGGCATCGATCTATGCCGACTGGCTGGATCAGGCCGAAGGGCGTTCCGCACAGGGAAGGAACGTACGCCTTTCGGAGCGAAAAGGCCTGCTGGAAGAGAGATAA
- a CDS encoding YpiB family protein, giving the protein MERPRGTKSKADQIKAFLEQYQPKLSEARGFLQFMLSKEEILRRTDLVSDLTGYDCAILVSAKGSGTWPFLFRRGEKVYTKTSQAVVELMKSLPERIGLCLSTAPPPWSEEREEFLRMLARWHDEVFHEDLERMTRRQELLRQIDGALDRRDRELFEQLSAELRRIG; this is encoded by the coding sequence ATGGAGCGGCCCAGGGGGACGAAGAGCAAGGCTGACCAGATCAAGGCTTTCCTTGAACAGTACCAGCCGAAGCTCTCGGAGGCGCGCGGATTTCTGCAGTTCATGCTTTCCAAGGAGGAGATCCTCCGTCGCACCGACCTGGTGTCCGACCTTACCGGTTACGACTGCGCGATCTTGGTGTCGGCCAAGGGTTCGGGCACGTGGCCGTTCCTGTTCCGGCGCGGGGAGAAGGTGTACACCAAGACCTCCCAGGCCGTGGTGGAACTGATGAAGTCGCTGCCGGAGCGCATCGGGCTCTGCCTGTCCACCGCCCCGCCGCCCTGGAGCGAGGAGCGGGAGGAGTTCCTCCGGATGCTGGCCCGCTGGCACGACGAGGTCTTCCATGAAGACCTGGAGCGCATGACCCGCCGGCAGGAGCTCCTGCGGCAGATCGACGGCGCGCTGGACCGGCGCGACCGGGAGCTGTTCGAGCAACTCTCGGCCGAACTGCGACGGATCGGCTGA
- a CDS encoding M23 family metallopeptidase — translation MPRRPLLLVVLAAIISLGLAADLGVRNLQRSQPAAAADGQETGTGTAGAEPDQLASADTTDRERLDIASRQAQGPRTARDPLGEPAAAQVVEMKKAAVITVNGEPVVAVADEAAAREVVDTILNSYRESYLSDATVVEELSFAEAVTWEEGEVAADSIKTVEEAINVLLLGTDKVATYTVASGDTAWDIALEYGLTTDQLAKANPGVDIELLQIGQQLTITYKEPYVHPQSVSQRVVYESIPFAEQRIEDDTLWPWESVVVTPGRSGTREKVIRERRQDGQIVSTEVLSSRVTAEPVTQVRRVGVKQVPDLGSGSLILPVVGEISSYYGPRWGTWHNGIDIAVPHGTPVRAADSGMVVYRGWNGNYGNMIEIDHGGGKMVTWYAHLSGFNVSVGQQVNKGDIIGYVGSTGYSTGPHLHFEIRIDGDPVNPLNYYP, via the coding sequence TTGCCACGCCGTCCCCTGTTGCTGGTGGTGCTCGCAGCGATCATCAGTCTAGGTCTCGCAGCCGACCTTGGCGTACGGAATCTGCAACGCTCACAGCCGGCAGCAGCGGCGGATGGGCAGGAGACGGGAACCGGCACGGCCGGCGCGGAGCCCGATCAGCTGGCCAGTGCGGACACCACTGACCGGGAACGGCTGGACATCGCCTCGCGCCAGGCGCAGGGGCCCAGGACCGCGCGCGATCCGCTGGGCGAGCCCGCGGCGGCCCAGGTGGTCGAGATGAAGAAGGCCGCCGTCATCACCGTGAACGGCGAGCCCGTGGTTGCCGTCGCAGACGAGGCGGCGGCCCGGGAGGTCGTGGACACCATCCTCAATTCGTACCGGGAGTCGTACCTGAGCGACGCGACCGTCGTTGAAGAGCTCTCCTTCGCCGAAGCCGTCACCTGGGAGGAGGGTGAGGTGGCGGCGGACAGCATCAAGACGGTGGAGGAGGCCATCAACGTCCTGCTCCTGGGTACGGACAAGGTGGCCACCTACACGGTGGCGTCCGGCGACACGGCCTGGGACATCGCCCTGGAGTACGGCCTCACCACCGACCAGCTGGCCAAGGCCAATCCCGGCGTCGACATTGAGCTGTTGCAGATCGGTCAGCAGCTGACCATCACCTACAAAGAGCCCTACGTGCACCCCCAGTCGGTGTCACAGCGGGTGGTGTACGAGAGCATTCCATTCGCGGAGCAGCGGATCGAAGATGACACCTTGTGGCCGTGGGAGTCGGTGGTGGTCACGCCCGGCCGCTCGGGGACACGGGAGAAGGTTATCCGCGAGCGCCGGCAGGACGGCCAGATCGTCAGCACCGAGGTCCTGTCGAGCCGCGTCACGGCGGAGCCGGTGACGCAGGTGCGCCGGGTCGGCGTCAAGCAGGTGCCGGATCTGGGCAGCGGGTCGCTGATCCTGCCCGTGGTCGGGGAGATCAGCTCGTACTACGGGCCGCGCTGGGGCACGTGGCACAACGGCATCGACATCGCCGTACCCCACGGCACGCCGGTGCGGGCGGCCGACAGCGGCATGGTCGTCTACCGGGGCTGGAACGGCAACTACGGCAACATGATCGAGATCGATCACGGCGGCGGGAAGATGGTCACCTGGTACGCCCACCTGTCGGGCTTCAACGTGTCGGTGGGCCAGCAGGTGAACAAGGGCGACATCATCGGCTACGTCGGCAGCACCGGGTACTCCACCGGTCCCCACCTGCACTTCGAGATCCGCATCGACGGGGATCCGGTGAACCCGCTGAACTACTATCCGTAA